In the genome of Bradysia coprophila strain Holo2 unplaced genomic scaffold, BU_Bcop_v1 contig_232, whole genome shotgun sequence, one region contains:
- the LOC119075684 gene encoding adiponectin receptor protein isoform X2 gives MSRYPDNDSSADRDSELDLNILEEMRIRKRRPWNPDGSLVSGEIDLLDDDDVIDEEEEDGIGGCPLPSTPEDNQLLEAEMTEVLKAGVLSDEIDLGALAHNAAEQAEEFVRKVWEASWNVCHYRHLPKWLQDNNFLHRNHRPPLPSFRACFKSVFRIHTETGNIWTHLLGCVAFIGVACYFLSRPSIEIQLQEKIVFGAFFLGAIICLGMSFAFHTLCCHSETVGKLFSKLDYCGIALLIMGSFVPWLYYGFYCHYEHKLIYLSVVVVLGIVSIVVSLWDKFSEPNLRPLRAGAFMSFGLSGVIPAIHYGLMEGWFSKISQASLGWLVLMGLLYILGAMFYALRVPERWFPGKFDLWFQSHQIFHVLVIAAAFVHYHGISEMAMYRVTVGECDVPHPVIAL, from the exons ATGTCACGATATCCCGATAATGATTCCTCGGCCGATCGAGATAGTGAATTGGATTTGAATATCTTGGAAGAGATGCGAATTCGCAAACGAAGACCATGGAATCCAGATGGTTCGTTGGTGTCGGGTGAAATAGACTTATTGGACGATGACGATGTTATtgatgaagaagaagaggaTGGCATTGGAGGATGTCCATTGCCCTCAACGCCCGAAGATAATCAACTGTTGGAGGCTGAG ATGACTGAAGTGCTTAAAGCTGGCGTATTGTCAGATGAAATCGATCTGGGAGCATTGGCTCACAATGCAGCCGAACAGGCGGAAGAGTTTGTTAGAAAA GTTTGGGAAGCATCGTGGAATGTGTGCCACTATCGTCACCTGCCGAAATGGTTACAAGACAATAATTTCTTACACCGTAACCATCGGCCACCGTTACCATCGTTCCGTGCATGTTTCAAATCAGTTTTCCGAATTCACACAGAAACCGGTAACATTTGGACACATTTGCTAGGATGCGTTGCCTTCATCGGTGTTGCGTGCTATTTTCTGTCACGACCATCGATCGAAATTCAACTACaggaaaaaatagttttcggCGCCTTTTTCCTCGGCGCTATTATATGCTTAGGAATGTCATTCGCTTTCCATACGCTGTGCTGTCATTCGGAAACTGtgggaaaattattttctaa ACTGGATTATTGTGGAATTGCACTACTGATCATGGGTTCCTTTGTGCCGTGGCTTTATTACGGTTTCTATTGTCACTACGAGCATAAGCTAATATATCTTTCAGTGGTTGTTGTACTTGGAATCGTTTCCATCGTTGTATCTCTGTGGGATAAATTTTCCGAACCGAACTTAAGACCCCTGCGAGCAG GCGCGTTCATGAGCTTTGGTCTATCCGGTGTTATTCCAGCTATACATTACGGACTCATGGAAGGATGGTTTAGTAAAATTAGTCAAGCTAGTCTAGGATGGCTCGTGTTAATGG GTCTGTTGTACATACTAGGAGCGATGTTCTATGCTCTACGCGTTCCTGAAAGATGGTTTCCGGGAAAGTTTGACTTGTGG TTTCAATCTCATCAAATATTCCACGTGCTTGTCATAGCAGCAGCGTTCGTCCACTATCACGGCATCAGTGAAATGGCAATGTATCGTGTTACAGTTGGTGAATGCGATGTACCACATCCCGTTATTGCCTTATAA
- the LOC119075684 gene encoding adiponectin receptor protein isoform X1 has translation MYNGLNHNFVINRRFDRDYILFNRFFNNQNTYAAVPSTMSRYPDNDSSADRDSELDLNILEEMRIRKRRPWNPDGSLVSGEIDLLDDDDVIDEEEEDGIGGCPLPSTPEDNQLLEAEMTEVLKAGVLSDEIDLGALAHNAAEQAEEFVRKVWEASWNVCHYRHLPKWLQDNNFLHRNHRPPLPSFRACFKSVFRIHTETGNIWTHLLGCVAFIGVACYFLSRPSIEIQLQEKIVFGAFFLGAIICLGMSFAFHTLCCHSETVGKLFSKLDYCGIALLIMGSFVPWLYYGFYCHYEHKLIYLSVVVVLGIVSIVVSLWDKFSEPNLRPLRAGAFMSFGLSGVIPAIHYGLMEGWFSKISQASLGWLVLMGLLYILGAMFYALRVPERWFPGKFDLWFQSHQIFHVLVIAAAFVHYHGISEMAMYRVTVGECDVPHPVIAL, from the exons TACAATGTCACGATATCCCGATAATGATTCCTCGGCCGATCGAGATAGTGAATTGGATTTGAATATCTTGGAAGAGATGCGAATTCGCAAACGAAGACCATGGAATCCAGATGGTTCGTTGGTGTCGGGTGAAATAGACTTATTGGACGATGACGATGTTATtgatgaagaagaagaggaTGGCATTGGAGGATGTCCATTGCCCTCAACGCCCGAAGATAATCAACTGTTGGAGGCTGAG ATGACTGAAGTGCTTAAAGCTGGCGTATTGTCAGATGAAATCGATCTGGGAGCATTGGCTCACAATGCAGCCGAACAGGCGGAAGAGTTTGTTAGAAAA GTTTGGGAAGCATCGTGGAATGTGTGCCACTATCGTCACCTGCCGAAATGGTTACAAGACAATAATTTCTTACACCGTAACCATCGGCCACCGTTACCATCGTTCCGTGCATGTTTCAAATCAGTTTTCCGAATTCACACAGAAACCGGTAACATTTGGACACATTTGCTAGGATGCGTTGCCTTCATCGGTGTTGCGTGCTATTTTCTGTCACGACCATCGATCGAAATTCAACTACaggaaaaaatagttttcggCGCCTTTTTCCTCGGCGCTATTATATGCTTAGGAATGTCATTCGCTTTCCATACGCTGTGCTGTCATTCGGAAACTGtgggaaaattattttctaa ACTGGATTATTGTGGAATTGCACTACTGATCATGGGTTCCTTTGTGCCGTGGCTTTATTACGGTTTCTATTGTCACTACGAGCATAAGCTAATATATCTTTCAGTGGTTGTTGTACTTGGAATCGTTTCCATCGTTGTATCTCTGTGGGATAAATTTTCCGAACCGAACTTAAGACCCCTGCGAGCAG GCGCGTTCATGAGCTTTGGTCTATCCGGTGTTATTCCAGCTATACATTACGGACTCATGGAAGGATGGTTTAGTAAAATTAGTCAAGCTAGTCTAGGATGGCTCGTGTTAATGG GTCTGTTGTACATACTAGGAGCGATGTTCTATGCTCTACGCGTTCCTGAAAGATGGTTTCCGGGAAAGTTTGACTTGTGG TTTCAATCTCATCAAATATTCCACGTGCTTGTCATAGCAGCAGCGTTCGTCCACTATCACGGCATCAGTGAAATGGCAATGTATCGTGTTACAGTTGGTGAATGCGATGTACCACATCCCGTTATTGCCTTATAA